The DNA region GGGTGAACAACAATCTGTATTGATTTTATAAAAGGCAATTACTTTAGCCTTTCAATtgcagaagtgtttttaaatgaatcttTTGCAGGGCATTAGGATTGACTGCAGTGATTGGCTGGATAATGCAGTGAGAGGCGGGACTTGTCTGATGGctccatctgtccatctccCTCAGTCTCTAGTGGCTAATTGGCCCTCAGCTCAGAGGGTCCCTCTCTAACACAGTAGTTCTGCTACGTTCAGCCAAAATTGTACATGTTGTTTCTCGTCTCCGCTCACCGAAATGATACCTGTGTATGGTGTGATTAGCTCAGCTGCTATAGCATGTCTTTAACATCATACCAGAGATAGTCTAATCATAGCACTGTCCAACTAGGCGAAGACCAAACTCATTTGGTGAAAGCTCTAACGTCTCCACAGTTTTTAGAATGAAGACAAACCTGGTTTTAGCATAACCGAGCTTACTTGCTGAGTATTTtgctagttagttagttagttagttagacaGCAAGAAAAAAAGGTAGTTGCATGTATGAACCCCAGAGAAGTAGCGAGCTCTTTAGCAAGTACATTAGCAGAGACTGTGCTACTCTCTCAACAGGGCTTTAGTGTCTTCACTGTCTTCAGTACTAACGGGTTGACGTAAGAGTTCTGTCGTCCCCTCTGACTCTGTGCCGTCCTGGGGAGCTGAGTAGACAGCGGCTGGCTAACTAAGAATCAGGACATCAACAGTGTTTCAATGTAGACCTAATGATTTTATTTCCCCGCCCACATTAGTGAGTGAGGGTAATCTGCCTTTTGTGAAACAGGCACGCTCACAGAGATAAACAAACATGTACAGCTAAATATTTGTGTGATTTAAACAGCTGTCTACGTAGATTACTCCTACTAAACGACAACAATGGATTTGAAGCGTAAAGAACCACAGTGCGTCTCTCAGTATGGATTCATACGTTTAGTAAAAAGGAAGCACATCAGTTCCTGGAGACGAATGAGTGACGGACGTCAAAAACACTCTCAGTGTGGATTTGCCGTTAACCAAACGGGTATAACTACTTGCTAGCTTTTTATCTCTATCCTAGTTTGAGATGCTGCAAAGCCCCCGTCACAGTTTGGTGAATATTTCAATCATAATTTAAGTTCAATTCTAGTGATGAAAATACAAACTTAAAATGTGAAACTCCTATAGCTCTATGGTTAGCTGGCTAATGTATACACCTACAGGTCTCCGGGCTCCAACATagacatatacacatttaaagtacattttatagGCCCCAGCACAGACACAGGTAAAGTGATACCTTGACCTTAGATCTTTGCATTAGATACTGTCCCTGCTATCAGTACTCGTGTTGTTAATGTTGGCTTAGTTTCCACTCATGTTACAAATGTAAGGCACTTTGAATTTAAGCATGCACCAACTGGCAGATGGTAATGGTACATTGTTTAGTCCATTCACAacaattactttttcttttacaaatgcaTTATCATGatattgttttatcatttacactctttatttctctttggcAACACAataggcacaacacattttattttttggtttCAATGTGCCTGCCCTTCAATTTCTCTCCTTAATTACACACAGTTACCCACTGACTGACTTGCACTCTTTGAACCACACAGGTATCAACGCAGCCTCTTGGCATCGTGATGTGAACCTCAGCTAATCAACATTCATATCCACAAAAAAGACCAACACAAGTGAAATACTGCATAacaattaaaatagaataaaaatctaaaaacaaacTACACTACACTTTGACCCTAACCCTAGCTCCAGTGTGGGTTAAATGAACATGAataactgagacacagacagtgctttacaataataataaaaaccacAGGGACAGGAGAAATGACCAAGACTGAAAAGTCTGTCCAGTTGTTGGCATCTGTAAAAGtcacagaaaagaagaaaaataaagtttatggCACCTTTGGCCCCATGACaacatggaaaaaaaagatatgtcAAAAGGTCCGAGAAGACGTTTTGGTCAAAGGGGCTTTAAAGAGATGGATGAAACTGTCAAATCAGCAATAATAGAAATCTTTAAAAAGCTTAGAAATCTTTGTTTACTAACAACTGTAAGGTTTGGATCTCCTCTGAGTTGAACAGCCATTTCTACCTCCATCTTGTCTCTCAGAATAGAGTGCTGCTGCGACCACAAAGCAAACCTTCGGACCACAGTTCTGCTAGTTTCTTTATTCCCTCAGAGAGTGACTTACTCTTGTAACACAATTCCAGTCGTCTGTCTTCTAGTGTCAGTCTGTTGTCTTACAGGAGTCCAGAGATGGACAAACCCGCAGAGTGGTACGTCCCAGCAGCCTCAGCTCACTGGTTGACATGAGGCCTCAGGGCTTCGTAAAGTCCCTCGAAGGTGGGTCGGTCCGGTATGTCGCGACTCCAACAACACATCATCAGCTCAAAGAGCGAAGGTGGGCAGAGTGGAGGGCCGTAGAGGAAGATCTAGTTGGTAAATACAGGGAGATCGTTATTAAAGAACCGGAAAAAGCATTCCTCAGGTGTACCAACGTAGTCCGTGCGATCTAAAAAAGACACAGTGTAGTTTCGGGCATTCTAGAAATGATGAAAGAGTCCAAACTGTTGCTGCAGTTACATTCCTACCCTGTAGGTCAGTGGTTTCCAACCTATTTGGCACAAACTCCTTATAAATCATATGTTTATGAGTTATGACCAGGTCAACATATATCTAGTGGCCCTTCGGATTAATCTTGTGTTGTATTCAAGGACCCTGGccatggccaggaaaaacagtcagtcgccagttttattctattctgactagatttggattaattttagtagtagtagtagaagtagtttttatgaattaccttgcaggccgtacacacaaacgccccccaaagacacgtgaacgccccccctttctaaaatattgcttccagcacCCCTCAATGTTCTCTGAACGCCCTCTGGGGGGCGctgccgcccccgttgagaagcCCTGACTTAGGGGGTACCGATCCCCTGGGAACCAGATTGGATGGCATAAAACTGGTACAACAATAACAGAACAGCTCCCCCTTGTAGTGGAACTGCAGCCTGCTATATGTGAACTGGTGAGCAACTTTAGCAAAGTTTGGCCCAACGGTGACCTAAATCAGGCCCACCTGACTGCAAGACCACTGACCTGGAATGAATGACACATCTGAATTGTACTGAACTCTGTTCCTTGATTCGTCTCACCTGTCTGCCCTGGTTCCTGAAGAACTCGCCAGTGTTCTCTATGACCTGTTCGTCGGACAGCAGGCTGTAAGGCTGCTCCTTACACAGAGTGAAGATCTCCCAAAGGGTGACGCCAAACGCCCACACGTCACTGGCCGTGGTGAACTTACCCTGGAGAGGAGGTTGGGGGTGGCATACATATCAAGTTAAAATGCTGTAGAAGTCAAATGATTACGTCTTATGATAGAGCTGTTCAAGTTATAGAATGCACAAGGGTTTTAAACCCCAATGACCTTTCAGCAATAACACATGTTGGTGGTCATAGGGTGTTACCGTCAGACAGAAAGTTAAGTTTATCAATTCAGATCCAATTATACATTCATAAGATTTAAGAGTAAAGTTATTCCACAGCAGTTTCAAGATTTTggttttactttaaaaccaTCTTAAGAAGCAGGTAGAGGTGTCAGGGAACTACAGCTAACACTAGGTGTAAATgatctcctttttctttcttaagtCCGATCTTATGCTAACTCTCTCGTCCCTCACCAGCAGGATGCTCTCCCAGGCCATCCATCGTATGGGCAGCACTGCCCGGCCCTGGATGCGGTAGTAGTCGCTGCTGTACAGGTTACGGCTCATCCCGAAGTCGGCGATCTTGATGGTGAGGCGGCGGTCCAGCAGGCAGTTCCTGGTGGCCAGGTCGCGGTGCACAAAGTTCAGAGACGCCAGATACTTCATCCCCGACGAGATCTGCACCGACATGTGCAGCAGGTCGGACAgactggagggagggagaaaaggaaggaggagggttAGAGATGAGGAAGGGAGGGTGGAGAACGTGTTTGGACAGTGGAGGAGgtgagtgtgttcatgtgtgttccaatgttcctctgtagaaaAGAGTGGATCATAGCCTGTATCTATGAAGAGGATAAACAGAGTGTGTATCTTAACCTGACTGAAGGGATGTTGTTGGCGTGTGTCAGCGTGCTCTCGATCTCCCGCTGCGACAGGAACATGTTGAGGTCTCCATTCTCCATGTATTCGGTCACCATGCACAGTGGGTcggacgacacacacacacacagcagccggATGATGTTGGGGTCGTTCAGACGAGACATGATCTTTATTTCCTTCAGGAAGTCGTTCCtgatggacagacagatggcTTTCACTTCTGGACTGTCTTCTGTCTCCCAGattaacaaatgtttaaatcatATTCAATGAATTAGGAAAGTGtaataacagcagcagctgcagtcctCTGTCCATACGTCCAATACGCAATCACTGTAGTTACAAAATGAGTCCAAGAAAAACcacattggaaaagagttggcaacattggGATGGGTTTTTTGGTTGGATAATTTTAAACCTCAAGCTTACTCTCGCTGGCTTCTGCAATGTTACCTGcccaaactttaaaaatgtagtaCCTGCTCATATTCTCCAAAGAAAAGGGCACCTGTACTACTGCATCCATACCACCTAAATATACAGTCAACTACTAATTAACAGCATATTTCCATTACAGTGTCTGTggatattcatggtccccagatgTTCTTATGATTTGTGTAATGCCACAGCCTTTGCTCTAGGGCCACCATGGACGACATCTCCACCCTGATAGTCAGACACGTAATATGTGTTATACGGTATCACACAACTTACTACTAATGAACAACACTAGAGAGacttttaaagaaacaaactaGTTCACAGAtcaataaacattaaaacactgtcacacagaCACGTGGTGTACCTTGCTTGGCTGGTGGCGTCGGCCCTCAGCTGTTTAACAGCCACCAGTACAGAACGACCATCTCTGTCAGGGAGAGGAGACCCCTCCCCAAGGAACTCTGGGAGTCCCTCTGCCTCACACAGGTGGACCTGCAGGAGacatgtgtgtataaatataaccATAGAAGCATAAACCTTTAATATAAGGAATCCCAGAGATTCACAGATATCGCAGTATTATAAGAACAATCAAATACACGCATCAcgacatttgttttattctccaAACTTTTAAGGATTTCCATTGCTCCCTGATTGGCTGCCGCCCCCTGCCCACCTCTCCAAACTGCCCCTCCCCCAGCTTCTCCCTGAAGATCAGCTGTTGCCGTGGGAACTCGGCGGCAGAGATGTCCTTCCTGGTGAGCGAGTCCACGGTGAGGGCGGGGACGGCGTACATGTTGCTGCCGGTGACGCCCTGCAGCCGCACGATGTCCGTCTCAGCGTAGTGCGGTGCGTTGCTATGGAAACACTGGTGCGGCGTGCACTGGGTGACGTCAGGCTCGGCGTATCCTCCTCCACACgctgatggagagagaaggTTATTGGTTGTTGTAGGTTATTGTGATTGGTTAGTTTTCTTGAGACCTTTCTCTGTGATTCTCACTCAGAAGGAggaatattattgtttttaacgcTTCCTTTGTGTTGCAAAAAATATCTTTACAATGTTGTATGAATTTAGTGTAAGGGACCTTTGttacatctctctcatcttcatATCCGTATATTCATCTCTCCTATAAGAATGAATTGAAAACCCTTATTTAATGAGCTATTATGGAGGCAGAGATAATCCACTGTTTTAAAATCCTGTTATTTTAAAATTATGGGTCAGTTTTcctcattaaattaaaaatcttGTTATTTTAAAAACCAAAATTTATTTTGTGCGGAGGAAAACCAAGGTTTCTGCTGCCGCACCATCTGTCAATCTGACATCATGGAATTAAAGCCTGTAACTCAAAATAACATGTAATCCAGATAATGTGCACCTCTCGTCATTATAGAACAACAATGCAGTTATTAATATCACCAGCATATCtgatatggtatatatatatatatatatatatatattgttttaccataaacacatacacacatttttgaTAAGGGTCAATCAAATGTTGTTATTAAAACTGTTATTGAGGGTCATTTTGCAGTGTAACAATAGTTGTTTTCTTcagaaaagatgaaaatataATTAACCCATTATTGTCAGTTACTACTCATCCTGAGAAAAGTACAACATTATATGACCGGATCATTTGAGTTCTTCTGGTAAAGAAATGTAGATCCTGGAAACAGGTTCAAATTTAGGGGAACATTTATtgcaaagttttattttttatcaactgTGTCTTAGTCATTTCATTTGTGTGAATTCAGCCCTCTAACATATTCAGATTTCGAACCTCAATTTCACAGTTTACAAATGTCAGTAAAGAACTTGTTGTTTCGACACTGAAAATTCATCCGCAGGAAAAAACTCTCGGATAAATGTTGAAGTCACACCTTTCAGCTCTTACCACGCAGCCAGCCTGATGTCATGTGACAGGAAGTCAGCAGGAGGAGGTCATAGAGAGGATTACTGAGGAGGAGAGCTGAAAGAAGAGGAGGCGGAAACatggacagaaacagagaggggcTGGGAGGTAAAGGAGAGAAATCTGCAGAATGAATGAACATGCACATCCAGCATCATCAAGAAAATATTCaggacaaaaaaagagaaaaaaaggaaaaggcagAGAGCTCCTACAATATTTTTGtgatggaaataaagaaagttAAGAGCAGAGAAACATTCAAAGCTGTTAAGGACTGACAGAGCGGAGGGTGTTTGTGAAGGTGCCAGCAGGGGGCGGACTGCAGCAGTCTGATGGATTTTACTGGAGGCCCCGGCTCGTGtctaaacatgtcatcacggACGATCTGGAGCATTTGTAAAGCATCACGGATTCAGATTGACTTCCCCTCAAGTTTATGTTATGTTAGATGAAGAAGATCTTGGTTAACAATCGCCACATTTCTGATATAACTACTGTAAGGTTAAAAGAATGAGCTGCAGTATGTTCACCTGAGGCCTCTGCACTCTGTGACAGCTCTGGCAGCTTGTTTCTTAGCACCGCCGGGTTCTGGTACTGCGGGTCCAACAGGAAAACTCTCTCGTAGTGAGGGTCAGTGTTGGCGGTTGcctgaggaaaacaaaacacaagaagtCCAAACAACCTTGTGGGAGTTTGTTTAAGCAATTTCAATGACTATGTTTCACTAAAATTGGGGCAGCTATCGAATTCTTATTTTTCACACATGGTTCACATATCTGAGCACCAAGCTTTGCTGTCAGCTTTATTATTGTCTACAGTTTCctgagcagcagaagcagcagctcgTTTTAATCTAACAGGACCAGATGCCTTTCATTACTTTAACTTCGAGAAATCAGAGTCAagtttttcaatttaaaaagaattgCTTTGTGAAAGAAACTagcaaaacatattaaaaacaaataaaataattttaaaaaagtaatgttttactcaataataataatgatcaataTAAAATGGTTTATACTGCACCTTTCATACATAAAATGCGGGAAAGTATTATTTTGTAGCGTTCTATTATGACAGGCTGTCTACCTGTTGGGGCGTGGCCAGAGCGGGGGGGCACAGGAGGGGTCTGGAGGATGATGGTGTCACTGCAGGACGACAGCCGAACTGTCACCTCTTCGTCCAAGATCCGACGAGGAGcctggagcaggagagggagaggaaaaccTTTCTTACAATCTTCAGAAATTGGAAGTGCAGAAATGGATTAAGGTTGAGTTCAGATAGTTTCCAATCAGAGGCCAGTGTTTCCAACAGTGTCTTTCCATTTCTTATTCATTaactcttttgttttctcccgtgtcataaacataacatacataacaAAGCTGTAGAATTAATCTCTGTTTCAGATGGTATTTTGCTCACTTTCTCCAGCACCTTGCAGACGTACTGGCACCagaggatgaggaagatgatgacGACCAACAGCAGGATGATGGTGACAAGGCAGCCAATCAGGATGGGCGTGTTACCATCATCTGGTGGCTCACTGGCTGATGGATTGGCTGCTGTGGATAAAAACGTTAGAGCTGTACATTTCTCATTCTCTGTAACCTGTGTAGCATCAATGCTTGCTGGAATTAGCAACATAACTGGCTAACTAGCCCGCTGCTATGCTCCATCCACACACTCTTGTCACAGCGTAGGACAACACATCAGCTGGCATCACTGCGTCAAGGCTTTCGTCATACCGAATTAGGCGTGGTTTCGAAGTGGGTTTGAAAAACGATGGAGCCCTTAAGATGACATACTTTGATTTGAGGCTCTAGCTAGCTACATAGAAAGCCTTTGGCTACATTTAGCAGAATGCTAAACTATGAGTAAcattttctctccgtctctgaaATGCTTCACAGATTCTGACACTCTTTTTGATAAGTCCGTCTTCCTTTTTTTACTTGCTTTGCAGTGTAAGCAATCGTTGCCAATGCAGGATATTTCGCTGGTGCATCGGGCTTTCACCCCCTTAACGGACGTGCACGCACTACTTTTGTAGAACACACCCTCTCTCTGAAATGACCTGTGATTGGCCGAAGTCTCCCGTCACGGGCTCGATCActaaagcctgaaaacagagCCAAGAGGTGCAAAAGTCTAGTTTTCTCTCAGACCACTTGTATTACAATACGATTTAAGGTTAGTATGATTTTTTTGCCCAATGATGGCAAAAATAAACGGCCTACCCCAGCTTTAGGGTGTTTCAATTTGAGGGATTATTTCAAGTGAAATGAAAAGGGTAAGGTCAAAGGTTATACCTGTCATAGGAGTGGTTGACATGGTGCTGTCCTTCTTGACTGCAGGGGAGGTCGACCCCAGGGGCATCAGGGTCGGGAGTACGGTGTCCTCTGAGGGAAAAATAAAGggaaataattgtatttgtctgttttgAAAGAAATTAGAATGTGTgagtatttctgtttgtgtttatgtgtgtgtgtgtgtgtgtgtgtgtgtgtgtgtgtgtgtgtgtgtatgtgtgtgttacccgACTGAAAGAAGATTTCGCTGAACATCATCCAGACATCGGCAAAGTAAAAGCGGCAGCGGAGGGATTTGGCGGTGCGGCGGTTCAGTGGCACAGTGACGTAGCGGGCGCTCGGGTTCCTGTCGTCCAGCACCGTCTTGAACGCCACAGGCTCCGCCTCCCAGTCGGCGATGAGGCGGGGCTTAAACCAGCAGGAAACGGAGGAGAAGATCTTTACACCACGGGGGAACATGTTGTTACTGTGAACCTGGACGgaggagaaaacatttttattaaatcaaaacaGAATAATGTTGTATAATTTAAGAACAATCTTTATGCTAACTTTTCTCTGTTGCGGTTTAAAGGATGAATTCCAAACTGGTTTAtgaatttatttcaaaatatccATCATTTTAATTCTTCTTTAGAGAACTGAAATCATCCTTTTTAAACTAGCCTCACTGCGTAGTTGTACGTATTAAAGTATTTTCTCATAGTCTTTGtaacaaactgaaatgtgttttctgtccatGTTTGAAGATGAATTAGGTTTTACAGATCTGAACAAACGTAGGAAAAGAGAGATATgatagaactttatttatcttGAGGAAGATTGTTGTGCCCAACATGCCTGAATACTGTGTAGAGTAAAATAgctacacatattataaatatactatGAACACAgtatatgcatacacacatagtaATGTCtcgtatatatatcatatataacgTATCTATCAAAGTTAAATCGAAGGAAAAAGTACAAATGAAGGTGTTTTGTAAAAACGTATCCCAGCACAGCCTTGTCTCAACAATAACGATCCTATACAAACAAAATGACCTATTTTGTTCTGGATTATGTTAAtttgacgtatcacaaataTCAAAGTCCACCGAAGTTAGCGCATGGAAGAGGTTGTGGTGGGGTGCATGGATAGATGGAGGGATGGGTCACACAAATACAGGACTTTCACTCACGAGACcactgtttgtgtcccgtgtgaaaccaaaaggcAAAGTTCGATAAcgtaacaaactgaaacattttcaagattttttaaaaatataaccaagtagttttgttgcttttttgtttttgtttcaatttataATGTTAACCGTATTTAAAACTGGGACCGTGGCTCACCTGGTGGAGCGGGCGGCCCATGTGCTAAGGCTGGTCCTTGCTACagagttattttatttctctgcttATTCTTGAGGTTGTTGGTTTAAAGAATGTATGACGGAAGTGAAACACACAAGGAAAATCTTTAAGGCAGTGATGAATCTCCCGAAGGCCTGCTGAACTTCCGTGTTGTTGGATGCTtaagtaacacacacaatgtaaaacaaaactCATCACCATCAAGCTCTTCTTGTATCGGCACACCACAACACTCTTTCTATTACTATGTGGTAATCTTTTTCCTATCTGTGTAGGAATGGAGAGCCAGTGTCGACGGTCGTAGAACAAAAATCTCGCTCCTCCTTACCCGGTTGCCTCCCTATACTGGACAACTACAAAACCAGGGTAAGTTTATTTTGGGACAGTTTTGCCTCAAATGTACTTTTcgtcttttacttttttttcctatatgatattattataatcagcctattgatttaataaaccagtacgGGTTAATTAGTGCTACTTCTTCCTCACAATTGCTTACACAGAGCTAACATGAACTCTTTTTTTCCTCGTTAGAAAGAGAAAGCTTTAAACCAAGCAGGAGGGTGACCGCCTTACGTAAGAAGCCTCAAACGCTTCCATGCTCTTCATGGAGGAGCAGAGACCAAATGTTGTGGTTGGACCCAAAACCTTGAATGAGAGGGAATGCAGCCGTTAATGAATCCCGGGGACAGAgggtaaatgtattttctccgtATGTTTGAGGCACGATAAACTTGTAAAAAGTTTCTAATTGTAATACTTCACAGtgatttgtgcttttttttatttcccataCCAGAGACAAACCACGATTCTATCGCCTGTCTTTGATCTGTttttgtgcttgtgtttcttgttgtgtgttagtgtgtgtgagtgctacACATGTGTTTTGTCCGTCCACAGTGGAGTCAATGACGCATTAGGAGCAGGGACGATTTATTACAACCAGGCTGGTGTGCTAAGGCGGGCTCCACGCCACGCAACCACCTGGATGGTCCACCAGAGAAAACTATGTAAGTGCACAACACAACTGTTTCCATCACTCCCCACTCGAGCTaatgaaacactgcagacattttacCAGCTGATTTAGATGGAAAgtctcatttgtttttgttccttttgtGTAGGGCAAGACAAGGAGGGTGAGGGGAGAGGACAAGGCAGCCACAAGGAGTTGAAGGTAATGATGATGTTTCATGTGAAGTGTGATGAAAAAACAAGATGATGAAGGACGTCTACAGATTCTTACCGACATTGATTTTACAGGTTTTCGAATTGTTAGATGTTTTAAACTAAACCCTTTGAATGCTATTGGACATTGGCAGAGACTCGAGCAAAGTCACTGAAGATGatacagtgtttgttttttgtttacacaGCGTTGCATTGCACCTGAAGATGTCACTCAACAGGCCAAGAGGTGTGTGTCAACAGTTGCAGACAGCAGTGATCAGCCATCCACCTCCCAGGCAGCAGTTGTTCAAACTTCCACCTCCCAGGCAGATGATGTGCAGCCCTCCCTCTTCACTCCCAGGCAGCAGTTTGCAGCCCTCCCTTCCACCTCCAGGCAGCAGTGATTCAACCTTCCACCCTCCCACAGTTGATGCCAGCCCCTGCGACCGTGAATGGTGACGCTGATGAGCCCTGTTGTTATATTTctctaaaaaaactaaataataaactttgattaaaaaatcAAGCGAAAGCGTTTTTGAAAGCCGTCCTGGTCAACCACGGAAAACGCATGAACCTCGACAGTTTGTAGTTAAGGTGTACATGATGGACTGCAGCTGAGGTTCATATGACTAAACTCATAAACCGTTACTCAATGCAATGCATCGTGGTGAATGTTTTAGATGTGTATATTTTTGAGATGATTTGAATTTGTATAATGCATTTATTACCATGTCCTATTATATGTTTAAGATTAAAGCTTTGATTCACTTAGTTTGTGACAACAGTTTTTCTTTAATACTAGTAaagataaatattatttttactatttattggatttatttaaaaacatgagattaagaaaaacatttttacaggaAAAATTGTATTTCAATTGATTACATTTCTAATATAACAACttgtattcattatatttttaaagattgaAAAAACTTTTTCTCTGTGATATGCctttgaattgtgtgtttatgtaaaacagctaattgatttgattgaaataTGCTGTTTATATTAGTTCTGTGTGTTGAGAGGTTTCTGGCAACAATAACTTGAATGACATGTCACATCCTTGTAACAACACTTCTCTGGTGTTTTCCTAGACATAAATAGAGTGTCCCCGGTTGTATTTCTAGTCTTGTACAagtactcaaacacacacaccgcacacaacAGACAcccgcacacgcacacacacccgcTACGCACCAACCCGCCACACAGCACAcgacacaccacaacacaccacaccacacacacacacacaccacgacACACATCCATCGACAACAATTACAGCCCAcaaccaaaataaaactaaGCAAACAGCGAGATTGTAACAAAGGAAAAACCTACGAGAATGAGTACAGACCGCTTAAAACAGGGAACAGATGAAGGCTTGAATCAGATTATCGGAGTAGTTCCGACAGTTAGAATTGAGGCCTCAACACATCTGCTATATAGCATGGGGCCGGGGCCATGCATTGCCTCGTGTGCAAGTGtgtaacattttgaaatcaaTTCTGTGTTTCACAA from Cottoperca gobio chromosome 9, fCotGob3.1, whole genome shotgun sequence includes:
- the LOC115013485 gene encoding discoidin domain-containing receptor 2-like; this translates as FSSVQVHSNNMFPRGVKIFSSVSCWFKPRLIADWEAEPVAFKTVLDDRNPSARYVTVPLNRRTAKSLRCRFYFADVWMMFSEIFFQSEDTVLPTLMPLGSTSPAVKKDSTMSTTPMTANPSASEPPDDGNTPILIGCLVTIILLLVVIIFLILWCQYVCKVLEKAPRRILDEEVTVRLSSCSDTIILQTPPVPPRSGHATANTDPHYERVFLLDPQYQNPAVLRNKLPELSQSAEASACGGGYAEPDVTQCTPHQCFHSNAPHYAETDIVRLQGVTGSNMYAVPALTVDSLTRKDISAAEFPRQQLIFREKLGEGQFGEVHLCEAEGLPEFLGEGSPLPDRDGRSVLVAVKQLRADATSQARNDFLKEIKIMSRLNDPNIIRLLCVCVSSDPLCMVTEYMENGDLNMFLSQREIESTLTHANNIPSVSLSDLLHMSVQISSGMKYLASLNFVHRDLATRNCLLDRRLTIKIADFGMSRNLYSSDYYRIQGRAVLPIRWMAWESILLGKFTTASDVWAFGVTLWEIFTLCKEQPYSLLSDEQVIENTGEFFRNQGRQIFLYGPPLCPPSLFELMMCCWSRDIPDRPTFEGLYEALRPHVNQ